In Gopherus flavomarginatus isolate rGopFla2 chromosome 1, rGopFla2.mat.asm, whole genome shotgun sequence, a single genomic region encodes these proteins:
- the CD200R1 gene encoding LOW QUALITY PROTEIN: cell surface glycoprotein CD200 receptor 1 (The sequence of the model RefSeq protein was modified relative to this genomic sequence to represent the inferred CDS: deleted 1 base in 1 codon), with product MKAKADMNCVGKTFCAFVLLTVAVAMVPMGSQARNSTGSDIEPSQENNSSAENISESKIVAGSSVSLTCGDISRADLVVVTWKIRPRTGNHCALAYRTDQNKTDRTNCSERMDWKSSPETDSALQIRQVTLTDEGCYICEAVTSGGNLHRTYTLTVLVPPEVTLTCDSNGTAVCKAAAGKPAAQISWDPNGDPRTELENHTDGIVTVLSIYSPRETSITCLVSHPAWNTSQSKECPSDNGNMFLRHFSICAGLLGIFFILVFVFFCKLHCGRVCYKSKIPETAPPHNMQDSNEQQELEPYASYLQKENVIYNTVYEVTVSEDLPPGLQSAT from the exons GTTCTCAGGCAAGAAATTCCACCGGATCTGATATTGAGCCCAGCCAAGAAAACAATTCAAGCGCTG AAAACATCAGCGAGTCTAAAATAGTAGCTGGTTCCAGTGTTAGTCTGACCTGTGGTGACATTTCAAGGGCGGATCTGGTAGTAGTGACATGGAAGATAAGACCAAGGACTGGAAATCACTGCGCACTGGCATACAGAACTGATCAGAACAAGACAGACAGAACAAACTGCAGTGAGAGAATGGATTGGAAATCTAGCCCTGAAACTGATAGTGCGCTTCAGATACGGCAAGTGACACTCACGGATGAGGGATGTTATATCTGTGAAGCAGTAACTAGTGGTGGAAATTTGCATCGAACCTACACTCTGACTGTATTAG TCCCTCCTGAAGTGACCTTGACCTGTGACAGTAATGGGACTGCTGTGTGCAAGGCAGCTGCAGGGAAACCTGCTGCACAGATCTCTTGGGACCCAAATGGAGATCCCAGGACTGAGCTTGAAAATCACACAGATGGGATAGTGACTGTGCTCAGTATATACAGCCCCAGAGAGACCAGTATAACCTGCCTGGTGTCTCATCCGGCTTGGAACACAAGCCAATCCAAGGAATGCCCATCAG ACAATGGAAACATGTTTCTTCGACATTTCTCCATCTGTGCTGGTCTCCTGGGCATCTTCTTCATTCTGGTTTTCGTTTTCTTTTGTAAGCTCCACTGTGGCAG AGTTTGTTATAAGTCCAAAATCCCTGAGACTGCTCCCCCACACAACATGCAG GATAGTAATGAGCAGCAGGAATTAGAGCCCTACGCCAGCtacttgcagaaggaaaatgtGATCTACAACACAGTGTATGAAGTAACAGTGAGTGAAGACCTTCCACCT GGGCTCCAGTCAGCAACATGA